From Paenibacillus physcomitrellae, the proteins below share one genomic window:
- a CDS encoding DUF2062 domain-containing protein, translating into MRNKRSFPNRLYRAFKLNFLRLFRTPGGVKKISLGFSIGFGLEMIVISSACLVYLIFYPVVKLAGGSVPAAIIGNVVGKLTFLPIILMPFAKKLGELIYPSSSASGTIKEASIMDIFQGDFSAVKAILHGGLHILIGMSVFGILSMVISYYVITFFHNRNHKRRQAKRRKKIVVSETASS; encoded by the coding sequence ATGAGAAACAAAAGAAGTTTTCCAAACCGTCTATATAGAGCCTTTAAATTGAATTTTCTGCGCCTGTTCCGTACGCCCGGCGGCGTCAAGAAAATTTCACTGGGCTTCTCCATCGGCTTCGGCCTTGAAATGATCGTCATTTCGAGCGCTTGTCTGGTGTACTTGATTTTTTATCCCGTCGTCAAGCTCGCCGGGGGTTCCGTTCCGGCCGCGATCATCGGCAATGTAGTCGGGAAACTGACTTTTCTGCCCATTATTTTAATGCCTTTCGCCAAGAAGCTGGGCGAGCTGATTTATCCGTCCTCTTCCGCATCCGGCACGATCAAGGAAGCTTCGATTATGGATATTTTCCAAGGGGACTTCTCGGCCGTTAAGGCTATTTTGCATGGAGGACTCCATATTTTGATCGGCATGTCGGTCTTCGGGATTCTGTCCATGGTTATCTCTTATTATGTGATTACGTTCTTCCACAACCGGAATCACAAACGGCGTCAGGCCAAACGAAGAAAAAAAATCGTCGTTTCGGAGACGGCGTCGAGCTGA
- a CDS encoding sulfite exporter TauE/SafE family protein: MTAEVIEIFLIAILAGVVGSILGLGGGIIVTPALTLLFGVDINHAIGASIISVIATSSGSAVAYIRDKITNLRVGMFLEVATTVGAITGAFLGAIIAPKFLYVIFAVLLLYSAYAMIKKTNQEVPHNVRQHPLAEKLQLQGEYYDKAMGQTVAYNVDRVPHGFGVMYGAGVISGLLGIGSGSFKVMALDVFMKMPLKVSTATSNFMMGVTAAASAVIYLFRGDINPVISAPVALGVLIGATVGSRLMQRMKSKTIRKLFIPVMIYVAAQMLYTGWRG, translated from the coding sequence TTGACGGCTGAAGTGATTGAAATTTTTCTGATTGCCATCCTGGCTGGGGTGGTCGGGTCCATTCTTGGCCTTGGGGGTGGTATCATCGTGACGCCTGCGCTGACACTGCTGTTCGGCGTAGACATCAATCATGCCATCGGGGCCAGCATTATTTCCGTCATCGCGACATCAAGCGGTTCGGCGGTTGCCTACATCCGCGACAAGATTACGAACTTGCGGGTGGGCATGTTTCTGGAGGTGGCCACGACGGTCGGGGCCATCACCGGCGCTTTTTTGGGGGCGATTATCGCGCCGAAGTTTTTGTACGTCATTTTTGCGGTTTTGCTGCTCTATTCGGCTTATGCCATGATCAAGAAAACCAATCAGGAAGTGCCGCACAACGTGCGCCAGCACCCGCTGGCGGAGAAGCTGCAGCTGCAGGGGGAATATTATGACAAGGCGATGGGCCAGACGGTGGCTTATAACGTAGACCGGGTGCCTCACGGGTTTGGCGTCATGTATGGCGCAGGGGTCATCTCCGGTTTGCTGGGCATCGGAAGCGGCAGCTTTAAGGTGATGGCACTGGACGTCTTCATGAAAATGCCGCTCAAAGTGTCTACGGCAACCAGTAATTTCATGATGGGCGTTACGGCTGCGGCAAGTGCGGTCATTTATTTGTTCAGAGGCGATATTAATCCGGTGATCTCGGCTCCGGTTGCCTTGGGTGTCCTGATCGGCGCTACGGTCGGTTCGCGTCTGATGCAGCGCATGAAGAGCAAAACCATCCGCAAATTGTTTATCCCGGTCATGATTTATGTGGCGGCGCAAATGCTTTATACAGGCTGGAGGGGTTAA
- a CDS encoding lactonase family protein has protein sequence MAAHSDQSNSEQSNWLFYIGSYSAADQPGIHLASLNQETGEMKLLGSTDGVENPSFLAVHPVGHRLYAVTETDEGQLVGYDILEDGSLKEHKRLLTGGEHPCHVAFAPESYLVTVNYTGAQVSSYKLDGEGRLEEVLSRVQHTGSGPNKERQEKAHTHSAIPDKQGKFVYVSDLGKDQVVVYGLDQGKLAHHGAVMLPAGSGPRHFIIDPSQKYAYGIDELSNTFTVYSYTAEEGGLVPVQQVSTLPASIDPANCTAADLHLSACGGYLYGSNRGASDTLVRFVVNRENGQLSDPEWFDCGGKVPRNFAVVDNRLLLCANQDSDNIVSFFIDPESGELKETGYSLKVGKPVCIAAWHIPESLD, from the coding sequence ATGGCTGCACATTCAGATCAAAGCAATTCAGAGCAAAGCAATTGGCTGTTCTACATAGGTTCTTATTCGGCAGCGGATCAACCGGGCATTCACCTGGCTTCGCTGAATCAAGAAACCGGGGAGATGAAGCTCCTCGGCAGCACGGACGGCGTGGAGAATCCGTCATTCCTGGCGGTACATCCGGTGGGGCATCGTTTGTATGCGGTTACGGAGACGGATGAAGGCCAGTTGGTCGGCTATGATATCCTGGAGGACGGCTCCCTGAAGGAGCACAAACGTCTGCTAACGGGCGGGGAGCATCCCTGCCATGTTGCTTTTGCGCCGGAGTCCTATCTGGTGACGGTCAATTATACGGGCGCCCAGGTGAGCAGCTATAAGCTGGACGGGGAAGGCCGTTTGGAGGAAGTCCTGTCCAGGGTTCAGCATACCGGCAGCGGCCCGAACAAAGAGCGGCAGGAGAAAGCCCATACGCATTCGGCGATTCCCGACAAGCAGGGGAAGTTCGTCTACGTCTCTGATTTGGGCAAAGATCAGGTAGTCGTGTACGGCCTGGATCAGGGCAAGCTGGCGCACCATGGGGCGGTTATGCTGCCAGCCGGCAGCGGGCCAAGACATTTTATCATCGATCCATCGCAAAAATACGCCTACGGCATCGACGAGCTCAGCAACACGTTCACCGTTTATAGCTATACTGCCGAGGAGGGCGGGCTCGTGCCTGTACAGCAGGTTTCGACGCTTCCAGCGTCTATTGATCCTGCGAACTGTACAGCAGCGGACCTTCATCTTTCCGCTTGCGGAGGTTATTTATATGGCTCCAATCGCGGAGCTTCCGATACGCTTGTCCGCTTTGTGGTCAACCGCGAGAACGGTCAGCTCAGCGATCCCGAGTGGTTCGACTGTGGCGGTAAGGTTCCACGCAACTTTGCAGTGGTTGACAACCGCCTGCTGCTGTGCGCCAACCAGGACAGCGACAACATCGTCTCGTTCTTCATTGATCCGGAGAGCGGCGAGCTGAAGGAGACCGGTTATTCGTTGAAGGTGGGCAAGCCTGTTTGCATAGCGGCATGGCACATTCCGGAAAGTTTGGACTAG
- a CDS encoding cold-shock protein: MNYRKKTLEEIPQELTSIWSCTSDGCNGWMRDNFAFDYTPVCPLCSASMEKGTKVLPLLVNNNGNIKDLKKGVNIQNS; this comes from the coding sequence ATGAACTACCGTAAAAAAACGTTAGAAGAAATACCCCAGGAGCTTACGTCCATTTGGTCCTGTACGAGCGATGGCTGCAACGGCTGGATGAGGGATAACTTTGCGTTTGACTACACTCCCGTTTGTCCTTTATGCTCGGCATCCATGGAAAAGGGAACCAAGGTGCTTCCCCTTCTGGTCAATAACAACGGAAACATTAAGGATCTGAAGAAAGGCGTTAACATTCAGAATTCTTAA
- a CDS encoding sulfate ABC transporter substrate-binding protein: MKKSLKKAVIAGVVLSLTVAVTACGSGGARSGSGSKKIELLNVSYDPTRELYESYNKAFAAYWKEKTGQEVTIKQSHGGSGKQSRSVIDGLDADVVTLALGYDIDAIQEAGLINEGWQSKYEHNSAPYTSTIVLLVRKGNPKGIKDWDDLIKDGVEVITPNPQTSGGARWNYLAAWEYAIHHNNGDEEQTKEFMKKLFANVPVLDTGARGATTTFVERGIGDVLIAWENEAMLSMKELGQDKFDIVYPSESILAEPPVAVVDDNVDKRGTREAAEAYLQYLYSEEGQTIAAENYYRPTLESVKEKYKDKFKDIKLYTIDEEFGGWAKAQKEHFSDGGIFDQIYTPGR; this comes from the coding sequence TTGAAGAAAAGTTTAAAGAAGGCTGTTATAGCAGGAGTGGTATTAAGTCTGACGGTGGCTGTTACTGCCTGCGGCTCGGGCGGCGCACGTTCGGGATCCGGCAGTAAGAAGATTGAACTGCTTAACGTTTCTTACGACCCCACGAGAGAGCTTTATGAAAGCTACAACAAAGCGTTTGCCGCTTACTGGAAAGAGAAGACCGGGCAAGAGGTGACGATCAAGCAGTCCCACGGCGGATCCGGCAAGCAAAGCCGTTCTGTCATCGATGGTCTGGATGCGGATGTGGTCACCCTTGCGCTGGGTTATGATATTGACGCTATTCAGGAGGCTGGCCTGATTAACGAAGGCTGGCAGAGCAAATACGAGCATAACAGTGCGCCATATACCTCAACGATCGTCCTGCTCGTTCGCAAAGGCAATCCAAAAGGGATTAAAGACTGGGACGACTTGATCAAAGACGGTGTTGAGGTTATTACGCCCAACCCTCAGACCTCTGGCGGTGCAAGATGGAATTATCTGGCCGCGTGGGAGTATGCCATACATCATAACAATGGCGATGAGGAGCAGACGAAGGAATTTATGAAAAAGCTGTTCGCCAACGTTCCGGTGCTTGATACCGGCGCACGCGGAGCTACAACAACGTTTGTGGAACGCGGCATCGGGGATGTGCTGATCGCCTGGGAGAACGAAGCGATGTTGTCCATGAAGGAGCTGGGCCAGGATAAGTTCGACATTGTCTACCCTTCCGAGAGTATTTTAGCGGAACCGCCGGTAGCCGTTGTGGACGACAATGTAGATAAAAGGGGAACACGGGAGGCGGCGGAGGCCTACCTGCAATACCTCTATTCGGAGGAAGGGCAGACCATAGCAGCCGAAAACTATTATCGCCCTACACTGGAAAGTGTGAAGGAGAAATACAAAGACAAATTCAAGGATATCAAGCTGTATACGATTGACGAAGAATTTGGCGGATGGGCCAAAGCCCAGAAGGAACACTTCAGTGATGGGGGCATTTTTGATCAAATTTATACGCCGGGCAGATGA
- a CDS encoding DUF1634 domain-containing protein, with product MLRIGIYLAAAVIIVGLLWLLITGEGGYPEDTYPTSFMGIVNGVGDWKPVAVIEAGLLLLILTPVLRVVVSLFVFLREKDYRFVAITALVLLILIISFALGKAG from the coding sequence ATGCTTCGCATTGGCATCTATTTGGCGGCAGCTGTCATTATTGTCGGTTTGCTGTGGCTGCTGATTACCGGCGAAGGCGGGTATCCGGAGGATACGTACCCTACCAGCTTTATGGGCATCGTGAACGGGGTGGGAGACTGGAAGCCGGTAGCGGTGATTGAGGCGGGACTGCTGCTTCTGATTCTGACGCCAGTGCTGCGCGTGGTGGTTTCCTTGTTTGTGTTCCTCCGGGAAAAAGATTACCGCTTTGTCGCCATCACGGCGCTTGTGCTGCTCATTCTGATCATCAGCTTTGCGCTGGGCAAAGCGGGCTGA
- a CDS encoding cold-shock protein, which translates to METGTVKWFNAEKGFGFIEVEGGSDVFVHFSAITGEGFKTLDEGQRVQFDIVQGNRGPQADNVVKL; encoded by the coding sequence ATGGAAACTGGAACAGTTAAATGGTTTAACGCTGAGAAAGGCTTTGGTTTTATCGAAGTTGAAGGCGGAAGCGACGTATTCGTACACTTCAGCGCTATCACTGGCGAAGGATTCAAAACGCTTGACGAAGGTCAACGCGTTCAATTCGATATCGTTCAAGGCAACCGCGGTCCACAAGCCGACAACGTTGTTAAACTGTAA
- the nfsA gene encoding oxygen-insensitive NADPH nitroreductase: protein MNTSNPTLDLLMQHRSIRKYTDQPVDRPVLEQVISAGQMASSSSHVQAYSVVAVIDPERKRKLAELCGNQAYVEECPVFLVWCADLHRLKDAASKYTPELESHEALTENFIIATVDASLAAQNAAVAAESLGLGIVYIGGIRNRIAEVSELLELPELVYPVFGMCLGYPDQTPVIRPRLPLEAVLHVDRFDKEKADSHLDAYDETMVRYISERTNSARDTAWTRLMADKITSLSRPHMREYLNNRGFKME, encoded by the coding sequence ATGAATACATCCAATCCGACCCTCGATCTTCTGATGCAGCACCGTTCTATCCGCAAATATACTGACCAGCCTGTTGACCGCCCTGTACTGGAGCAGGTCATTTCAGCCGGGCAGATGGCATCCAGCTCCAGCCATGTGCAAGCATACAGCGTGGTTGCCGTCATCGATCCTGAACGAAAAAGAAAGCTGGCCGAATTGTGCGGCAATCAGGCCTACGTCGAAGAATGCCCGGTATTCCTCGTCTGGTGCGCCGATCTGCACCGCCTGAAGGATGCGGCAAGCAAATATACGCCGGAGCTTGAGTCACACGAAGCTTTGACGGAAAATTTCATTATCGCCACCGTCGATGCCTCTCTCGCCGCCCAGAATGCGGCCGTAGCAGCCGAATCACTGGGTCTTGGCATCGTATATATCGGCGGTATCCGCAACCGGATTGCTGAAGTCAGCGAGCTGCTGGAGCTGCCGGAGCTGGTTTACCCGGTGTTCGGCATGTGCCTCGGTTATCCCGATCAGACGCCGGTCATTCGTCCGCGCCTGCCGCTTGAAGCCGTGCTGCATGTCGACCGCTTCGATAAGGAGAAAGCGGACAGCCATCTGGACGCCTATGATGAAACGATGGTCCGCTACATCTCCGAACGGACGAACAGCGCCCGCGATACGGCCTGGACGCGTCTGATGGCTGACAAAATCACCTCGCTGTCCCGGCCGCACATGCGCGAGTATTTGAACAACCGCGGCTTCAAAATGGAATAA
- a CDS encoding DUF421 domain-containing protein, protein MMLGEITLKLVIGFVGLWVMTRWLGKKEISQLTPFDFISSIMLSELVGNTIYDEETGIMKLLYSLLFWALLSFLFEKITQHFRKWRKVMDGRPGILIRHGKVDLKEMRRNSVDFDQLRMLLRQQNVFYIGDVDYAIFEASGTLSVMKKSASETVTRSDLHLPDKPGELSYNLIEDGEIVEENLELIGHGREWLMKKLEEQGYTDLGEIAYAEWQQSGGLYVLEHKEGSLKRPEGDI, encoded by the coding sequence ATGATGCTCGGTGAAATTACATTAAAGTTAGTAATCGGCTTTGTGGGGCTGTGGGTGATGACGAGATGGCTCGGCAAGAAAGAAATCTCGCAGCTGACCCCGTTCGACTTCATTTCCTCTATCATGCTGAGCGAGCTTGTGGGAAATACTATCTACGATGAAGAGACGGGGATTATGAAGCTCCTGTATTCGCTGCTGTTCTGGGCTTTGCTGTCTTTCCTGTTTGAGAAAATAACCCAGCATTTCCGGAAATGGAGGAAAGTCATGGACGGCAGACCGGGAATCCTCATCCGGCATGGCAAGGTGGATTTGAAGGAAATGCGCCGCAACAGCGTTGACTTCGACCAACTGCGGATGCTGCTGCGGCAGCAGAATGTTTTTTACATTGGAGACGTAGATTATGCCATCTTTGAGGCAAGCGGAACCTTGAGCGTCATGAAGAAATCCGCTTCTGAAACCGTTACGCGCAGCGATTTGCATCTGCCGGACAAACCCGGCGAGCTCTCTTACAATCTGATCGAAGACGGAGAGATCGTAGAAGAGAATCTGGAGCTGATCGGGCATGGCAGAGAGTGGTTGATGAAGAAGCTGGAGGAACAGGGATATACCGATCTGGGCGAAATCGCTTATGCCGAATGGCAGCAGAGCGGAGGACTTTATGTACTGGAGCACAAAGAAGGTTCGCTGAAGCGGCCTGAAGGAGATATTTAA
- a CDS encoding NAD(P)H-hydrate dehydratase, which yields MRIVNKEQMRALDWETIEGIGIPALVLMENAGRAVAEEVIRFCLGRNGVQESVNGNGQPLEQSVGGLGSARIIERDRGAALAMNSGSALNSAAALAPSATLENGRNKGRNQEERWLILVGKGNNGGDGIVCARHLRAAGIDAVLLHADEPERLAGEAAVQHGIAERLNLPFEVYEPGRTDFKSYTGIVDALLGTGSSGAPRGHYAALIEEAAGSGLPVVAADIPSGIDSDSGEVPGACIRADVTVALGYLKAGLTQYPAAGYAGEVVVRDIGIPDELAEQAGVHAFLLTESVLRSRLGADPAGLRHRQPDAHKGTYGHVLLAGGSLAMTGASLLAGRAALRGGCGLATWALPDGALPYVLGAVPELMLAPVGQDGDRHWSAPAAADVLRLLQTRDVLAAGPGLGRFAGDTDWLRALWEGADKPLVLDADALNILAAADGLHAWPRRDAPTILTPHPGEMARLAGIPTAEIQRDRLGLARRFAAEHGVTLVLKGARTVVAAADGRVFVNATGNPGMATGGTGDVLTGLIASLIAQGRDDVSAACLGVYLHGAAGDKAAAARGSAASLLAGDLIDAL from the coding sequence ATGCGAATAGTGAACAAAGAGCAGATGCGGGCGCTTGACTGGGAGACGATTGAAGGCATAGGCATCCCGGCCCTGGTGCTGATGGAGAACGCCGGACGGGCGGTCGCCGAGGAAGTGATCCGCTTCTGTCTTGGGCGAAACGGGGTTCAAGAGAGCGTGAACGGGAACGGGCAGCCGTTGGAGCAGTCGGTGGGAGGACTTGGCAGCGCCCGGATTATCGAAAGGGATAGAGGGGCTGCTTTGGCCATGAACTCAGGTTCCGCCTTAAATTCTGCTGCTGCCCTTGCCCCGTCCGCGACTTTGGAAAACGGCAGGAATAAAGGCCGGAACCAAGAGGAGCGTTGGCTTATCCTGGTAGGCAAAGGCAATAACGGCGGAGACGGGATCGTCTGCGCCAGGCATTTAAGGGCCGCGGGCATCGACGCGGTCCTGCTGCACGCCGACGAGCCGGAGCGGCTTGCGGGCGAGGCGGCGGTGCAGCACGGCATTGCCGAAAGGCTGAATCTGCCTTTCGAGGTTTATGAGCCGGGACGGACGGACTTCAAGTCCTATACCGGCATCGTGGATGCGCTGCTCGGCACCGGGAGCAGCGGGGCGCCGCGCGGGCACTACGCGGCGCTGATCGAGGAAGCGGCCGGAAGCGGCCTGCCCGTGGTAGCGGCGGATATCCCGAGCGGAATCGACAGTGATTCCGGCGAGGTTCCCGGTGCGTGCATCCGGGCGGACGTGACGGTCGCGCTGGGGTATTTGAAGGCCGGATTAACGCAGTATCCGGCCGCCGGGTACGCCGGCGAGGTGGTTGTCCGGGATATTGGTATCCCGGATGAGCTGGCCGAGCAGGCGGGGGTTCATGCTTTCCTGTTAACGGAAAGCGTGCTGCGCAGCAGGCTGGGCGCGGATCCGGCTGGCCTGAGGCATAGACAGCCGGATGCGCACAAGGGCACCTACGGCCATGTGCTGCTGGCCGGAGGCAGCCTGGCCATGACCGGCGCGTCTCTGCTTGCCGGCCGGGCCGCTTTGCGCGGCGGCTGCGGCCTCGCGACCTGGGCGCTGCCTGACGGCGCGCTGCCGTACGTGCTCGGAGCTGTGCCGGAGCTGATGCTGGCGCCGGTCGGCCAAGACGGTGACCGGCATTGGAGCGCGCCTGCAGCCGCCGATGTGCTGCGGCTGCTGCAGACGCGTGACGTGCTCGCCGCCGGACCTGGCCTGGGCCGGTTCGCCGGCGACACGGACTGGCTCCGCGCCTTATGGGAAGGCGCGGACAAGCCGCTTGTCCTCGATGCGGACGCGCTGAACATCCTGGCGGCGGCGGACGGCCTCCACGCCTGGCCGCGCCGGGATGCGCCGACGATCCTGACGCCGCATCCCGGCGAAATGGCCCGCCTCGCCGGCATCCCCACGGCCGAGATCCAGCGGGACCGCCTCGGCCTGGCCCGCCGCTTCGCGGCCGAGCACGGGGTTACCCTCGTGCTCAAGGGCGCCCGCACCGTCGTCGCGGCGGCGGACGGCCGCGTCTTCGTCAACGCGACCGGCAATCCCGGCATGGCGACCGGCGGCACGGGCGATGTGCTCACAGGCCTGATCGCCAGCCTGATCGCCCAAGGACGCGATGACGTCTCGGCCGCCTGCCTCGGCGTCTACCTGCACGGCGCCGCCGGAGACAAGGCCGCTGCCGCGCGCGGCAGCGCAGCTTCGCTGCTGGCCGGCGACCTGATCGACGCGCTGTGA
- the cysW gene encoding sulfate ABC transporter permease subunit CysW yields MAGTVPALQGKPHISAERNKNTASSGAVKWTLIGLAALVMLWLIVLPLISVLYEALKQGLGVYVAAITDPDAMSALRLTLLVALITVPLNTLFGVTAAWAITKFRFKGKGLLTTLIDLPFSVSPVIGGLMYVLIYGKRGWFGPWLDDHNIHIVFALPGIILATLFITFPFVARELIPLMEDQGQQEEEAAVTLGAKGWKVFWHITLPNIKWGLLYGIILCNARAMGEFGAVSVVSGHIRGETNTLPLHVEILYNEYQFSASFAVASLLLLLALVTLVLKAWFTRKHSH; encoded by the coding sequence ATGGCAGGAACGGTTCCTGCGCTGCAGGGCAAGCCGCACATTTCAGCTGAACGAAACAAAAACACGGCTTCTTCCGGGGCTGTAAAATGGACTCTGATCGGATTAGCCGCATTGGTGATGTTATGGCTGATAGTGCTTCCGCTCATTTCCGTCCTGTATGAGGCCCTCAAGCAGGGCTTGGGTGTTTACGTGGCTGCTATTACCGACCCGGATGCGATGTCGGCCTTGCGTTTGACGCTGCTGGTTGCCCTGATCACAGTTCCGCTTAACACGTTATTTGGCGTGACGGCCGCTTGGGCCATTACGAAATTCCGCTTTAAAGGTAAAGGGCTGCTGACCACGCTGATTGACCTTCCTTTCTCCGTATCGCCGGTCATCGGCGGTCTGATGTATGTGCTGATTTATGGAAAAAGAGGCTGGTTCGGCCCTTGGCTGGACGATCATAATATCCATATCGTGTTTGCGCTTCCGGGGATTATATTGGCCACTCTGTTTATAACTTTCCCCTTCGTAGCCAGGGAACTGATTCCGCTGATGGAGGATCAGGGGCAGCAGGAGGAAGAAGCCGCCGTGACCTTAGGGGCGAAAGGCTGGAAGGTGTTCTGGCATATTACACTGCCTAATATTAAATGGGGACTGCTGTACGGCATTATATTGTGCAACGCGAGGGCGATGGGGGAATTTGGAGCCGTTTCGGTTGTATCCGGTCATATCCGTGGGGAGACGAATACGCTCCCGCTGCATGTCGAGATTCTGTATAATGAATATCAATTCTCGGCTTCCTTTGCCGTGGCGTCTCTGCTGCTGCTGCTCGCACTGGTCACTTTAGTGCTGAAGGCTTGGTTTACAAGGAAACATAGCCATTAA
- a CDS encoding CcdC family protein, protein MDVTTIFGPNTLRIIVTLVTAAFALSVIVVRLKASSRPVTIRKIIIPPLGMATGALMFVYPPVRFPFWWGLIAFAAGWLVFSYPLIKTTKFEMRGSEVYVQRSAGFAFILLGLLVLRLILHEFIQEYVSIPQTAGLFFLLAFGMITRWRLYMLKEYHIINPPASQTN, encoded by the coding sequence ATGGACGTCACCACTATTTTTGGTCCGAATACGCTGCGTATTATCGTGACGCTTGTTACCGCGGCTTTTGCCCTGTCGGTGATTGTTGTGCGTCTCAAAGCAAGCAGCCGTCCCGTCACCATTCGAAAAATCATCATCCCGCCGCTCGGCATGGCCACCGGCGCTTTAATGTTTGTGTACCCGCCCGTCCGTTTCCCGTTCTGGTGGGGGCTGATCGCATTTGCCGCGGGCTGGCTGGTCTTCTCTTACCCGCTGATCAAAACGACCAAATTCGAAATGCGCGGCAGCGAAGTTTATGTGCAGCGCTCCGCAGGTTTTGCTTTCATCCTGCTGGGACTGCTTGTTCTGCGCCTTATCCTGCATGAATTTATCCAGGAATACGTCTCGATTCCACAAACCGCAGGCCTCTTCTTTCTGCTGGCGTTCGGTATGATTACCCGCTGGAGGCTGTATATGCTGAAGGAGTACCATATTATTAACCCGCCCGCCTCGCAGACAAACTGA
- the cysT gene encoding sulfate ABC transporter permease subunit CysT produces the protein MKAAAVPNRGILPGFGLTLGITIFYLSLVVLIPISALLFNSTGLTWGKFAEVATDPRVIASYKVSFLTAGAAALVDAVLGLLLAWVLVRYDFPGKNIFDSLVDLPFALPTAVAGVALTSIYAKTGWMGSWLAQLGIEVAFTPLGIIIALMFIGIPFVVRTLQPVLQELEADVEEAAATLGSGRVRTFFSVILPQLAPPLVTGFALAFARGIGEYGSVVFISGNMPLKTEIAPLLIMSKLERFDYAGATAVAIILLLISFLLLLGTNLLQRWIRKNAG, from the coding sequence ATGAAAGCCGCGGCTGTCCCGAATCGGGGCATTTTACCTGGATTCGGATTAACCTTAGGAATTACTATCTTTTATTTGAGCCTTGTGGTGCTGATCCCGATTTCGGCGCTGCTGTTTAATTCAACAGGCCTGACCTGGGGGAAATTTGCGGAGGTGGCCACAGATCCGCGGGTCATCGCCTCTTATAAAGTCAGCTTCCTGACGGCCGGGGCGGCCGCGCTTGTGGATGCGGTGCTTGGTCTGCTGCTGGCCTGGGTGCTGGTGCGGTATGATTTTCCCGGTAAAAATATATTCGACTCGCTTGTCGATCTGCCGTTCGCGCTGCCAACGGCTGTCGCCGGCGTCGCTTTGACTTCGATTTATGCCAAAACAGGCTGGATGGGCTCCTGGCTGGCCCAACTGGGGATTGAAGTGGCGTTTACACCGCTTGGTATCATCATCGCCTTGATGTTTATCGGTATTCCTTTTGTGGTCCGGACGCTGCAGCCCGTGCTGCAGGAGCTGGAAGCCGATGTGGAGGAAGCCGCTGCGACCCTGGGTTCGGGCCGGGTTCGGACTTTCTTCTCGGTCATTCTGCCGCAGCTTGCCCCGCCGCTCGTTACCGGATTTGCGCTTGCTTTTGCCCGCGGGATCGGCGAATACGGCTCGGTGGTGTTCATCTCCGGCAATATGCCGCTGAAGACGGAAATTGCCCCGCTGCTGATTATGTCCAAGCTGGAGAGGTTCGATTATGCCGGAGCTACGGCGGTAGCTATCATTTTGCTGCTGATTTCGTTCCTGCTGCTGCTCGGCACAAATTTGCTGCAGCGCTGGATACGCAAAAACGCCGGCTGA
- a CDS encoding NAD(P)-dependent oxidoreductase: MKIAIFGATGTIGSRILKEALRREHEVTMIVRDPSKLAEATPNERLHVKSGDLLMPQSVAEAAAGHEVVISAYGPRFGSEDELLEVARSLVEGVKKAQVHRLIIVGGAGSLEASPGVLLMDTPGFPEEIKPLARAHAKALEIYQASDIDWTYLSPPAVIEPGDRTGMFRIGTTRVILDELDNSRISAEDYAVALLDEIEDAQFIRERFTVAY, encoded by the coding sequence ATGAAAATTGCTATATTTGGTGCTACAGGCACTATTGGCAGCAGAATATTGAAGGAAGCGTTACGGCGGGAACATGAAGTTACGATGATCGTGAGAGATCCATCCAAGCTGGCTGAAGCGACGCCGAACGAGCGGCTGCATGTGAAGAGCGGCGATTTGCTGATGCCCCAATCGGTAGCCGAGGCAGCTGCAGGACATGAAGTGGTCATCAGCGCTTACGGTCCCCGTTTTGGATCGGAAGACGAACTGCTCGAAGTAGCACGTTCGCTTGTTGAAGGGGTGAAGAAAGCACAGGTTCACCGATTGATTATTGTCGGTGGAGCAGGAAGCCTGGAAGCTTCGCCGGGCGTTCTGCTGATGGATACGCCGGGATTCCCGGAGGAGATCAAACCTTTGGCCAGAGCCCATGCGAAAGCTTTGGAAATTTATCAGGCTTCAGACATCGACTGGACGTATTTGAGTCCGCCGGCGGTGATCGAGCCGGGAGACCGGACGGGCATGTTCCGGATCGGAACGACCCGCGTTATTCTGGACGAGCTGGACAACAGCCGGATTTCGGCGGAGGATTATGCGGTTGCGCTGCTGGATGAAATCGAGGATGCCCAGTTTATCCGGGAACGTTTTACGGTTGCTTATTAA